CCGCGGCAATTCCGGCGGCAGTGAGCGAGGGAATGTCGCCGGTGCGGTCGTGACCGTAGCGGAAGTCTTCGCCCGTGATGACGTGGATTGCATGGGACGTCCGCACGATAACGTCTTCGACGAATTTAGCGGCCGGCCAACCCAGTACTCCATCCTCCAGGCGCAACAGGACGCAGAAATCCATCCCGGCGGAATCCAGAAGCGAGAGGCGTTCCATCAGCGGGGTCAGGTACGGCGGCGCGGAACCGGGACGAAGGACCTCCATCGGGTGGCGATCGAACGTAACGACGCCGGCCTGGCCGCCGATTTCGGCGGCAAGGTCGCGCGTGCGGGAGAGAAGCGCGCGATGACCCAGGTGAACGCCATCAAACTTGCCGATGGTGATCGCCGAGGGAGAATCAAACGTCGATTTGCCGGGCTCAATGATGCGCACGGTTCAAGCGCCCCCACCCTTCGCGTCGGGATCGTTGCGAGGGAATACTTTCGCAGGCTGCCACTGGTCGCCGTCGCGGCGGAGGACGGCCAGGAGGCTGCCATCGGCAAGCGCCATCGCGAAATCGGCTTCCGATGCCGCCGGGATGCGGCGGCCGTGTCGCAACGCGGTCTCCAACTCGGCGCTGCACTCGATCACCGGCCAATCGCCGGGAACGAGGTCCATCGCGGGGCGGATGACCGCGCCGATGTTGGCGTTGTCGAGGCTGTCCAACGGTATTGCATCAGCCTCGGTGAACGGGCCGACGGCCGTCCTGCGGAGCGTTTCCATATGGCCGCCAACGCCCAGTGCCGTGCCGATATCGGCGCAAAGCGTACGGACATACGTCCCGGAAGAACACTCCACACACAGCGTCGCGCGCGCGATTTCGCCCGGACCGAAATCCGAGGCTGCGAGGCGGTAAATGGTCACCGGGCGGGGCTTGCGTTCCACGGTCACGCCAGCGCGGGCAAGCTCGTACAGGCGCTTGCCATCGTGGTGCACCGCGGAAACCATGGGCGGAATCTGCTCGATTTCGCCGCGAAAGGCCGGAAGCGCCGCGTTCAGGGCGGCCGCGGTGATATCTGCTGCGCTACGCACGCAGGTTATGACTCCGGACGCGTCCTCCGAATCCGTCTCCACGCCAAGCGCCATCGTTGCGCGATAGG
The window above is part of the Armatimonadota bacterium genome. Proteins encoded here:
- the truB gene encoding tRNA pseudouridine(55) synthase TruB translates to MDGFLIIDKPAGWTSHDVVARVRRLAGQKRVGHTGTLDPDATGVLLVCLGAATRLIEYIDDFHKSYRATMALGVETDSEDASGVITCVRSAADITAAALNAALPAFRGEIEQIPPMVSAVHHDGKRLYELARAGVTVERKPRPVTIYRLAASDFGPGEIARATLCVECSSGTYVRTLCADIGTALGVGGHMETLRRTAVGPFTEADAIPLDSLDNANIGAVIRPAMDLVPGDWPVIECSAELETALRHGRRIPAASEADFAMALADGSLLAVLRRDGDQWQPAKVFPRNDPDAKGGGA